The Paenibacillus sp. FSL W8-0426 region CCATCCCGTCCAGTCGAAAGATACCGAAGTGCCCGGAATCGATATAGCGGTGCTATGCCCGTTTTGAATAAGCAGGTAACACATGATCGCGCTGAATAACAGCTGCCCGAACATCTTCTGCCCCGGCGTCAGGCCCAGCGAGCGCTTGAACACGATTTTGATGTAATCATCCAAAAATCCGATGAGTCCAAAGCCAAGCGTAGCTACGAGCAGAACGTAAAAATCCGTATTTTTGACAGCCGAAAATTTCAGGAAAGCCAGCGTGAACGCCAGAATGATCACAACCCCGCCCATTGTCGGCGTTCCGCTTTTCTTCAGATGGCTCTGCGGGCCATCTTCCCGTACCTGCTGGCCGAATTTCATCCGTCTCAGCAGTGGAATCAAGAGCGGTGCGGCAATCACCGCCAAAATGAATGAAACGCCGATTGTTAACAGTAATACTTGAAAATCCATGGGTTCACCCCTCTAGTCTACTCGGTTCTGTAATGGTGCTGTTTTCAGTGCTTCGACCACGTCCTCAAGCTTCATGCCCCGTGAGGCCTTGAACAAGACAACGTCTCTGGGATGGAGTTTCTCTAGCAGGTAACGGGTCATTTCTTCTTTGTTGTCAAAAGCATGCACCGCTTCGGGCGGCATGTTTTCCCTGGCCCCTTCCGCAATGTGGGCGGACAACGGCCCGTATGCAAGCACCAGGTCCAATTTCTCCGGCGAAATATACTTGCCTATATCATAATGAAGCTGCTGCTCTTGAGGCCCAAGCTCCAGCATGTCGCCAAGCACGGCGACCTTGGATTTGTATCCATTCAGGCCTTCAATGACATCCAGCGCTGCTTTCATGGAGGTCGGGCTTGCATTGTAAGCATCGTTCAGCATGGTGAGTCCGCTGGCGCCTTGAACGATCTCAATCCGCATGCCTGTAAGCTTCAGCCCGGACAATCCCTGCGCAATGCGGTCGGCAGACACTCCGAAATGGCGAGCGACCGCCAGGGCAGCCATACAGTTCACGACATTATGCGTGCCGAGCAGTGGCAAGCTCATCGCGGCCTCGCCGGATTGTTTGCTCGTGAAAACAACCCCGCCGGGCGCATTCATGATGCCTGTCGCATAATCGTCATTGTCCGGCTGAAGACCAAATGTAAACTGGTTCAAGCCTGCCGGTTTGATCGTTGTTTCCTCTGCAAGCACTTGCGTGATTAGCGGCTCATCCCCGTTTCGGATCAGCAAGCCGCCAGGTTTCATGCCAGCCACGATCTCCACTTTGGCCCTGGCAATCTCCAGCCTGGAACCGAGCTGCAGGAGATGGGATTCGCCGATGTTCGTAATAATTGCAACGTCGGGGCGGGCAATGCGGGACAATGTCTCGATCTCCCCTCGTCCGCTCATGCCCATTTCCAAAATAATGATCTCGGTGTCCGGCTCCATCGCAAGCACGGTGAGCGGCAGACCGATATGATTGTTAAAGTTGCCTTGCGTTTTGTGCACCTTGAACGTGGTGGACAGAAGCGCGTCGACGATGTCCTTTGTCGTTGTTTTGCCGTTGCTGCCCGTAATGCCGACCACCGAGGCTTTGCTTTCGGCCAAATAAGCCGACGCAAGCGCCTGGAGCGCCTCAAGGGTATCGTCGACGACGATGACGGCTCCCTGCGGCGGTTCGCCATGGTCTTTTTGCCATAGTGTACCGGCAGCACCGTTCTCCATACAGGCTTGCGCAAATTCATGTCCGTCAAATCTGTCGCCGACAAGCGGAATGAACAAACTTCCTTCAGCCCGCTTACGCGAATCCGTATAGACGCCTTGGGCAGCCATATTGGCATATGCAGCAGGGGCGACTAAAGTGCCTCCACACATTTCGGCCAGTTGTGCCATAGTTCTCTTTATCAATTGGATTTTCCCCTTATCGCTTCTTTGGCAATGATCCGGTCATCAAAATCGGTTTTGGTCGTGCCGATAATCTGATAGTTTTCATGCCCTTTGCCCGCAATCAATACTACATCGGCAGGGCTTGCCTTTTCAATAGCCTCATGAATCGCCTGACGGCGATCAACAATCATGATATACCGGTCGGACGGAACGGATTCTTCGATGAGTCCCTGCTCGATGTCTTTAAGAATAAGTTCCGGATCTTCCGTGCGAGGGTTATCTGAGGTAACAAACACAAGATCGCTGTATTTTGCCGCAATTTTCCCCATGAGCGGACGTTTCGTCCGATCGCGGTCTCCCCCGCAGCCGAACACGGTAATTACGCGGCCTTCAGCGAACTCCTTCACGGTGCGAAGCACGTTTTCAAGTCCGTCCGGCGTATGCGCATAATCCACGATCACCGCAAACGGCTGGCCTTCGTCGACGGCTTCCACGCGGCCGTCCACGCCAGGAACCGTCTCCAGGCTGCGCTTGATCTCTTCCAAGGGTACGTTCTCCACAAGCGCTGCAGCTATGGCCGCCATGGCGTTGTAAACGTTGAATTTGCCCACCATGCGCAAACGGATATCCGTGCTGCCCGCAAAGGTGTCCACATGGAACGACGTGCCTTGCGCCGTTATTTTGATCTCGGAGGCTCGAACGTCCGCGTCCTCTCCCATGCCATATGTAATGACTTCGGCCGCCGTTACCGATTTGAAATAGTCCGCAGAGGCGTCGTCCGCATTGATGACCGCGTATTTGCGGCGGGAATCATCCGCGCTGAATTCGTTGCCCAGGCGGGCAAAGAACAGTCCTTTGGCGGAACGGTACTCTTCCATGGAGTGGTGGTAGTCCAGATGATCCTGCGTCAGGTTGGTGAATACGGCCGTGCGGAAGTCGGTTCCTTTTA contains the following coding sequences:
- the murF gene encoding UDP-N-acetylmuramoyl-tripeptide--D-alanyl-D-alanine ligase — protein: MKRTMAQLAEMCGGTLVAPAAYANMAAQGVYTDSRKRAEGSLFIPLVGDRFDGHEFAQACMENGAAGTLWQKDHGEPPQGAVIVVDDTLEALQALASAYLAESKASVVGITGSNGKTTTKDIVDALLSTTFKVHKTQGNFNNHIGLPLTVLAMEPDTEIIILEMGMSGRGEIETLSRIARPDVAIITNIGESHLLQLGSRLEIARAKVEIVAGMKPGGLLIRNGDEPLITQVLAEETTIKPAGLNQFTFGLQPDNDDYATGIMNAPGGVVFTSKQSGEAAMSLPLLGTHNVVNCMAALAVARHFGVSADRIAQGLSGLKLTGMRIEIVQGASGLTMLNDAYNASPTSMKAALDVIEGLNGYKSKVAVLGDMLELGPQEQQLHYDIGKYISPEKLDLVLAYGPLSAHIAEGARENMPPEAVHAFDNKEEMTRYLLEKLHPRDVVLFKASRGMKLEDVVEALKTAPLQNRVD
- a CDS encoding UDP-N-acetylmuramoyl-L-alanyl-D-glutamate--2,6-diaminopimelate ligase — translated: MLLNQFAAKLKTARLIGEPHTECQNLQTDSRQVKPGDLFICLPGHTVDGHDYAEKAVSAGAVALVVERELNLPVPQLLVKDSRFAMAVLADFFFGSPSRKMNMIGVTGTNGKTTTTYLIEKIMSDYGQKTGLIGTIQMRYDGRTYPMSGTTPEALDLQRSLHDMVQTGTTCCVMEVSSHALEQGRVKGTDFRTAVFTNLTQDHLDYHHSMEEYRSAKGLFFARLGNEFSADDSRRKYAVINADDASADYFKSVTAAEVITYGMGEDADVRASEIKITAQGTSFHVDTFAGSTDIRLRMVGKFNVYNAMAAIAAALVENVPLEEIKRSLETVPGVDGRVEAVDEGQPFAVIVDYAHTPDGLENVLRTVKEFAEGRVITVFGCGGDRDRTKRPLMGKIAAKYSDLVFVTSDNPRTEDPELILKDIEQGLIEESVPSDRYIMIVDRRQAIHEAIEKASPADVVLIAGKGHENYQIIGTTKTDFDDRIIAKEAIRGKSN